CGTGGTGTTCCGTCGCGCGGCGGCGGCGCCCGCGCGGACGCTTCCGGGCGCGACCACCACCGTCCTGGCGACCCTGGCCGGCCCGTGGAGCGTCCGCTTCCCGCCGAACTGGGGCGCGCCACCGGAGGTCCGTCTCGACCGCCTCGTCTCCTGGACCGCGTCCGCCGATCCCGGCGTGAAGTACTTCTCCGGGACGGCCACCTACGAGAAAGACCTCCAGGCGCGGCCCCCCTGGTTCCGTCCGGGGGCGAAGGTGATGCTGGATCTCGGAGACGTGAAGGAGATCGCGGAGGTCTCGGTCAACGGCACGCCGTTCGGGATCCTCTGGAAGCCGCCCTTCCAGGCGGACGTGACGGCCGCGCTCCGGCCGGGGTCGAACCACCTCGAGATCAAGGTCACGAACCTCTGGCCCAATCGGATGATCGGCGACCAGCAGCCCTCGGCGACGAAGGCCTACACCTTCACCGATTACAAGGCGTACACGAGGGATTCGCCGCTGCTCGAGTCCGGGCTGCTGGGACCGGTGACCCTCCTGGCCGTGACGTCGCGATGACTCGTCTTCATTAAGGAGGCCGGAGATGCGTGCTCGCCGGGGATCGTTCGGCTGGGGGATGCTCGTCGGCGCGAGTGCCATGGCGCTGGTGGGCTGGAGTCTCGGGTGGCCGGCGCAGGGCGTCGAGGCGGCCGCGCCTTCGGCGGCCCGGTACCCGATCAAGGTCGTCCTCGAGAACGCGCGCGTGCGCGTCAGGGACGTGACGTTCCCACCGGGCGTGCTCGACACCGGCATGCACACGCACGAGTTCGCCCACGTGGGCGTCATCCTCACCCCGGGCTCGCTGGTGTTCACCGAGCCGGGCAAGCCCGCGGAGACCGTGCGGTTCGACTCTGGCAGCGTCGGCTTCCGCGAGGGCAACGTCATCCATCAGGTT
This window of the Candidatus Methylomirabilota bacterium genome carries:
- a CDS encoding glycoside hydrolase, with translation VVFRRAAAAPARTLPGATTTVLATLAGPWSVRFPPNWGAPPEVRLDRLVSWTASADPGVKYFSGTATYEKDLQARPPWFRPGAKVMLDLGDVKEIAEVSVNGTPFGILWKPPFQADVTAALRPGSNHLEIKVTNLWPNRMIGDQQPSATKAYTFTDYKAYTRDSPLLESGLLGPVTLLAVTSR